One part of the Pseudemcibacter aquimaris genome encodes these proteins:
- a CDS encoding M23 family metallopeptidase translates to MEQVASNAESEETLSNIPVETSISNTAETEPLAKSEASELIDVSNADEIFAKDLIIKNGQGLMDALIDNGAERRDAFNAINALSDHFNVRRIQAGQKMNTEYNAKGTLLSLSFQKDFDTMIVVQRTGDEYQGGLEPLESTIITRHSSGIIDDSLFLAAQRQGLPQATIVELIRIFSYDVDFQREIRKGDQFEVFYERKISEDGRRVQEGDIIYARLNIKGEDIHLYRHTPEGSDYPEYFHEDGQSSKKALMKTPIEGARLSSHYGNRKHPVLGYNRLHKGTDFSAPTGTPIMAAGDGVVERASWFGSFGNYVRIRHNGSYKTIYAHMSKYGRGIKKGARVQQGQIIGYVGATGRVTGRHLHYEVHKDGKAVNPMSLKMPSGIKLNGEPLKKFEMLIANVQGRINDTKTHILLARHDEETDTSVAP, encoded by the coding sequence ATGGAACAAGTAGCTTCAAATGCAGAATCAGAAGAAACCCTATCCAATATCCCTGTTGAAACGTCAATCAGCAACACGGCAGAAACAGAACCACTTGCAAAATCAGAAGCAAGCGAATTAATCGACGTTTCTAACGCTGACGAAATTTTTGCTAAAGATCTTATTATAAAGAACGGGCAAGGATTAATGGATGCCCTTATTGATAATGGCGCGGAAAGGCGCGACGCTTTCAATGCCATTAACGCATTATCTGATCATTTTAATGTTCGCCGCATTCAGGCAGGGCAAAAAATGAATACGGAATATAATGCAAAAGGCACACTTTTATCATTAAGTTTTCAAAAAGATTTCGACACCATGATCGTGGTTCAAAGAACCGGTGACGAATACCAAGGCGGTTTAGAACCACTTGAAAGCACCATCATTACCCGCCACAGTTCAGGTATTATTGATGACAGCCTGTTTTTAGCAGCACAAAGACAAGGTCTTCCGCAAGCAACCATTGTCGAGCTTATCCGTATTTTCAGTTATGACGTTGATTTCCAACGCGAGATCAGAAAAGGGGATCAGTTTGAAGTTTTTTATGAAAGAAAGATTTCCGAAGATGGCCGCCGCGTTCAGGAAGGCGACATTATATATGCGCGCCTGAATATTAAAGGAGAAGATATCCATCTTTACCGTCATACACCAGAAGGCAGCGATTATCCGGAATATTTCCATGAAGACGGACAAAGTTCTAAAAAAGCATTGATGAAAACACCGATTGAAGGCGCGCGGTTGTCGTCTCATTATGGAAACCGTAAACACCCAGTGCTGGGTTATAACCGTTTGCATAAAGGAACTGATTTTTCCGCCCCAACCGGCACACCGATTATGGCCGCTGGTGACGGCGTGGTGGAAAGAGCCAGCTGGTTCGGCAGTTTTGGTAATTACGTCCGTATTCGCCATAACGGCAGTTATAAAACCATTTATGCCCATATGAGCAAATACGGTCGCGGCATTAAAAAAGGCGCGCGTGTTCAACAAGGGCAAATCATTGGATATGTCGGCGCCACTGGTCGGGTTACAGGTCGCCACCTGCATTATGAAGTTCATAAAGATGGCAAAGCCGTTAATCCAATGTCACTTAAAATGCCATCCGGTATTAAATTAAACGGTGAACCATTAAAGAAATTTGAAATGTTGATAGCCAATGTCCAGGGCCGCATCAATGATACAAAGACCCATATACTTTTGGCGCGCCATGATGAAGAAACCGATACGAGCGTGGCCCCATAA